One part of the Quercus lobata isolate SW786 chromosome 7, ValleyOak3.0 Primary Assembly, whole genome shotgun sequence genome encodes these proteins:
- the LOC115952379 gene encoding uncharacterized protein LOC115952379 yields the protein MSSTRVIIHDPFKAWKFLVIPTIRVISTCAFYLFCTIASISFIFYFAFTSQTQGCPHCRRMIVNQKFTNSNITTGYENTNISHIVFGIAGSTKTWNKRKNYTELWWRPNITRGFVWLDEKPPDNVTWPKTSPPYKVSGDISRFKYTCWYGSRSAVRLARIVKESFELGLNNVRWFVMGDDDTVFFTENLLTVLSKYDHNQMYYIGGNSESVEQDVVFSYTMAYGGGGFAISYPLAAKLVRILDGCINRYANLYGSDQKIQACLSEIGVPLTKELGFHQVDIKGNPYGLLAAHPLAPLVTLHHLDSIQTLFPNLTQLDSFKKLISAYNMDPSRTLQHSFCYDLKRNWSVSVSWGYVVQLYPSLITAKELETAFLTFQTFRTSSEKPFTFNTRPVGTDQCKKPVLYYLDRVQRVGVSQSLTTYKRHVEDSEIGCGRVDYASALIVPSFNVSASSFNPDLWNQAPRRQCCEVVDGSDGVERGIQVNIRSCNQFESVTPP from the exons ATGTCTAGTACAAGAGTAATAATTCACGACCCCTTCAAAGCATGGAAGTTCCTGGTTATCCCAACAATCAGAGTCATCTCTACATGTGCCTTTTATCTCTTTTGCACCATCGCATCCATCTCCTTTATCTTCTACTTTGCTTTCACAAGCCAAACACAGGGTTGCCCCCACTGCCGTCGAATGATCGTGAACCAGAAATTCACAAACAGTAATATCACCACGGGGTACGAAAATACAAACATATCCCATATCGTGTTTGGCATCGCAGGGTCGACCAAGACATGGAACAAGCGCAAGAATTACACTGAGCTATGGTGGAGGCCTAACATCACTCGCGGCTTCGTTTGGCTCGATGAGAAGCCTCCAGACAATGTTACTTGGCCTAAGACCTCACCACCGTACAAAGTCTCCGGTGACATATCTAGGTTCAAGTACACATGCTGGTATGGTTCGCGTTCGGCGGTTCGGCTTGCCCGTATTGTGAAAGAAAGCTTTGAGTTGGGGTTAAACAACGTGAGGTGGTTCGTGATGGGTGACGATGATACAGTTTTTTTCACTGAAAACTTGCTTACTGTGTTATCGAAATATGATCATAATCAGATGTATTACATCGGAGGGAATTCAGAGAGTGTGGAACAAGATGTTGTATTCTCTTATACAATGGCCTATGGAGGTGGTGGATTCGCCATTAGTTATCCTTTGGCCGCCAAGCTTGTTAGGATTTTAGATGGGTGCATTAATCGTTACGCCAATTTGTACGGCTCTGATCAAAAGATCCAAGCTTGTTTGAGTGAGATTGGCGTACCACTCACCAAAGAGCTTGGTTTTCATCAG GTTGACATAAAAGGGAACCCATATGGTTTATTAGCTGCACACCCTTTAGCACCATTGGTGACCCTGCACCACCTAGACTCTATCCAGACACTATTTCCGAACCTGACTCAGCTCGACTCGTTCAAGAAGCTAATCAGTGCTTATAATATGGACCCAAGTCGAACCCTGCAACATAGTTTCTGTTACGACTTGAAACGCAATTGGTCTGTATCGGTGTCTTGGGGTTACGTTGTCCAATTATATCCATCGTTGATAACGGCTAAGGAGCTCGAAACTGCATTTCTGACATTTCAGACGTTTAGGACCTCGAGTGAAAAGCCCTTCACGTTTAATACACGGCCAGTCGGTACAGACCAGTGTAAAAAACCGGTTTTGTATTACTTGGATCGGGTTCAGAGAGTTGGTGTGAGTCAATCACTCACAACGTATAAAAGGCATGTTGAAGACTCGGAAATTGGGTGCGGCCGTGTTGACTACGCTTCTGCCTTGATTGTTCCATCTTTCAACGTCTCGGCTTCAAGTTTCAACCCTGACTTGTGGAATCAG GCACCACGTAGGCAATGCTGCGAGGTCGTCGACGGTTCAGACGGGGTAGAGAGAGGGATTCAGGTCAACATTAGAAGCTGCAATCAATTTGAGAGTGTAACTCCTCCATAG